In Clupea harengus chromosome 12, Ch_v2.0.2, whole genome shotgun sequence, the sequence ATTGCGAATGCAGTGGGGATGATGACTAGCCTTCTAAGCTGTCCACAGGATACACTGTAAGCAAATTGTGTGTTGCATGTAACGATGCATCCCCTCTTGCCAGAGAAGATGCCTCTCCCGTACAGCACAACAGCCATCTCAGGCCTGAAGTTAGCTAAGCTACGGCATGGTAAAGTATGTCTAATAAACATATTAAACGATGGTTAGCTTCCAACCATTGGCTAACGAGCGCTATAATGTTTAAATTCTTAATGTCTTACATTTGAGCAACAACTTTCTGTCGGAATCCTGGACTCCTCCAATCACTGTCTGCTCCTGGAACATCCATGCCTGACATCGTTTTCAGAATTATGACTAGCTAGAAAGCTATCCAAGTTAGCTACCAAACCCGTGCAAACAACTGACTGTAACGCGGAGCAGAGATCTACATATAATAGAGGAAACCAGGCCGGCTCTAGTATGCTATGCGAAATCTACATCTATGCCCTTATTTTGACTGACGACAGAAGGAACTACCGCAAACCTGAAACGCTAGACTTCCGAACATTTTTAATATATCTTCCTCATTATCGGATGTCCTACTTAAAGAGGTATAATATAAAAAGTAGTGGGAAGggaaacaaatataattatatataaatgtaccAATATTCCAATATTTGAAAGCAAACCAATGTTATATTTTCTTTCactgttaatacacacacatatacatcagGCAAAGCATTTCAGCAGGTAAAATGACAACTGTTCGAGAAAACTTCATTGTAAATGAAATAATTGCAATGAAATACTTCAATGCCAGACATTTTTGGTTAGATTCAGTTGTCTGGATTGATTTGCAAGATGTGCCCATCATGCATAATACTAGGTTTATTATCATTCAACAAAGTCGTTTCAATTaatctgctaaatacctaaaCCGTAAACTTTAAACAATTAAGGCGAGAAACATAGGCTATATGTGATCAAAACTTGTTCAGGTGGAGCTGCTCAAGCCTTGTAGCAGAGAATTTATAATAAAGAGAGAACTTCCACTCGCAGAACTTCTAGAGGGCGCTCGCGAGATGAGAGGTATATTAAGCTTTGGGCCAAAattcattcatatacatttgaaacattttccTGGGAATTTTAATTCTGTTTTCGACATATTGCACTAAACAAATAAGAATAGCACTGCTTTACATGTTTTAAAGGCTGTTGGTCAGGTTTAAAGACTTAGATTTAGTGGTGCTGGTGACATCACTCGTTGCAAACCACTTTATGGCATGCGCTAGCCCACGCCGGAGATAAAGTTACAGACAAATCAAGTCGTCCTCAGCTCAATGTGAGTCTGAGCAAGTTTAACGTGTTTAAATTACATAGTTGTGTTTTAACTTTAAAGATATTTTACGACCCAAATCTTGAACTTGAGGAATTTTGGAATGCTACAGGTCAGACAGCGCCTGATGGCTTGCAAACTAACAACACCTAATATACCATATCACTTATTGCATTGCTTTTGTGTAGTTCACTTAATTTTtaacattaaaaacacattagtagtttttcatttcattataaCATATACTTGATATGCTATTTGCCAAAATGGCTTGGAGCAGGTGTAAATCATTATTTTAGTCCTTTAGCTCCTTTCTCCTATCTCGTGAGCACCCTTTAGATGAATTTCAGCCAATTTCGGTACAATGACATTAATAGGAAGTGAACAGGCTCTCTGTAAGCATCCTACAAATGTGGGAATGACCATCATCATTTGGTATGCGGTGGATTAGCATTTTTGCAAGTTctggttttaaacaaaaaaagtttataGAAATCGTCAAAATAACACTTGTGGTAGCTAAATAACTACGTGAGAGATCCCGCTTTCGAGTCTGTTCAATAAAATGCATGTTTATGTCGTCTCCATAAAGACTTTAGATCCATGATATCCCTCTGATAACAGCAAAAAACAATGTCACCAATTTTACAAGGTGAGGTTTGGGGACCACACGCATTTAACTTAAGTAAATATCTGATTTATACTCTGCAACAGATTGTGGCTATCAAATCAATGTGCAGTCAGTGGGGAGCTGTAGTTAAAGTAGGCTACTATTTTCTCAACGATGGccataaatgtaatgtaagtgtaagtaagtaagtaagtttcATATTTAAGGGTTTATGATTGATGCTATGGTTTAGTCACCACTACCTTTTTGGTGGAAAACAAATTGTTATTTTTAGAGAAttaataaaaaacataaaaacttgttactgtatatttttttctgatttATTTTGGTCTTGTGGTCATTGCACTGGCCCGCTGACTTTGGAATGGAAGTCAAATGAGCTTTCTAAGCAGCTTGTTTAATCCAATTAGCCTTTCTCACGCTGCCATACTGGATAGCAACACAGGGTAAATTGACTTCCGGTCAACAATGGAGATACTGTCTCTATGATGTTCTCAAGATCTTTGACAAATCTGCCAAAATGCAGGGTCTCACAGTTTGCTGAAACGGTCGACATGTATAGCCAAACAAAATGATCCAAACAGGATTGTGGAAATAAACTGTTCCATGAGCAGTTTATGATCTTAAATTATGAAGGGGATGTCAGCTAGCTATGGAACTCTGCTCCAAGAACTGCTGCTTCTCTCGTTGGTCATTCGCAGTTACTTGTGATATTCGTTTTAGACTGCCCCCTGTTGTTGTGATGGTAGTGacattggtttgtgtgtgtgaagtcaccATCAGCTCTGCTTGCCTTTGAGTAAAAGTCACCGCACTTCACTGGTAACACTACTTTGTAAGACTTTAATGGAACTGTTTGATATCCAGCTCCTTCTTAAATCGGAGGTAAAAGTGGAGAGTCAGTAGGTTTGTGTCTCAGCGGACCGGCGACACAGCAAGACCATTATTCTAGTAGGATACCCTTACTCATTTAGGCTACTTGACAGCCTTCCTGTGCAACAAAGTGACACCTATAGAGCTTCCTTCCGCCTTGCTCGGAATTGGTCTCTGCTGATCAATCTGTTTCCTGCGAGAAGAAGAAATTACTCAGCACCTCATAAGAATGGCTTCAACCAAGCTCTTTACATGCTATTTAATCCAGggttacctctctctctctctctctctctctctatatatatatatatatatatatatatctgccactctctctctatctctctgtcgctctgtcTCTGACTCAGTTTGGTTGTaaaatgtaggcctatttgCTGTAGTTCAGGATCCTTACAGTATTGCAGAATCTCATAAAACACTAGGCTAGGCTTAACTATCTAGTTACTTGACAATTAGAAACATTGAATTATACAAAACTGCTCAGCGAATATTTCACCTCACTTCACATCATGAACCCATTTCTAAGCTGACTTTAGAAATATTATCATAACATCAAGTATTTTTCCATGTGCTATGTTGACCTATATTTTGTCTTATATTAAGCAGATCAttaaaacaaacacgcacaccagCAAAATCACTGGAGAACCTTAAAATAATTTGCTAAAGCGATGCATGGAGGATTTGTGACATAGTCAGATCCTCTTTATGCCCCATCTCCCATCTTATTTGTGCTAGTTatctggtttgtgtgttttatgaataCTACTATTACAAGATGCTATTGCTGCCAGGATTTGGGTTGTATAGAGTGGGGATGCACAGAAGGAAAAATGaaaggggaaaaggaaagggtTTTCTCTTGATTGTTTTCATTGAACTTGTTGCGCCACTGAGCCAGAGTTGACTTGTGGGAACTGGCAAGCTTTTAGCAACTGAGACAAGGCAGAAATGGATGCAGATCTATTAACATTCAAGACAGTGTCGTAGAGATGAGGTGACCAGGCGTTCTGCCAGCCTCCCCTTCATAGGGTATTGTCATAGAATGCATGTCTAATCtcaaaggagaagaggaagttCAATGAAGTTCTTTGTCAATGTTTAACTGCCTCTTTCAGGACATAGTAGGCCTAAATCATTAACCATTCACACGGCTCCTGATCATTTCCCCTAAATGATTTTGACAAGGAAACACTAATTGTATGATAGGCTTGTTCACTTACACCGCAAAATGGTAAATAATAGAAAAAGTTTGTCCACTCTAACATTGTATAGAGGGATACGATTACAGACTGAAAGCAGGAGTTATGGTGTTGTGCCAGTTACTATTTTGTACTGTAAGTTTTTTGTTCTGTCTCTGATTTAAGCTATGTGAGCTGTCATGTTGAATGGTCTAATAGAAGATATGAAATACGATTTAGTCTACTCATGTATATATGTAGGTGTACAGaatgtatgtagcctatgtaagtgcatgcatgcgtgtatacatcatacaacattcaacaaacaaatacacagatgAATAAATATAAGAATTACACACTGAATATTAAATAGAGAATATTGAATAAGAATATTGCAATCCCCGCTTTTTTATTTCAGAAGCTTGTTCTACTCCTTCCAACAAACAGATTTGAGCCCTAAATTGACGggggacattttttatttttcccagTCTAACAACTTTTGCCTTATCAGTATATGCCAAATCAGTCAGAATAGCCAAATCAGCCAGAATAGTCAAATCAGCCAATAGAGGTAAATAGGCCTCGCACTTGAAAGGCTGAGGACACTAGGCAGCTTGAAACCATCAGATTTTACAGTCAATGTATTTTAATTTGAATTAGGCTGCCTCTTTAAAAGACAAAAGTAAGAACAACATTTTTGCATATTCAATTCTCAATTCATGTGCATAAGATTACACAGAACCACACTCTGACAAAGAATATTATCTTAATCAGAGTATGCTAGATTTAACACAGTTATGCTTGCCCCCATAGGCTACCCTGAACAGTAGGCTCCATTTGTTAAGAGGAACATCACATGTATATGCACGCTACATATATAATGCCCAATGTGTAGTGTTTTAGGAAGCAAGTGCTTATcaacattattataataataataatttcgtTTACCCCAATTTGAGTCATTGACATGAGGTTTGAGCAACACCCGCTCAAGGCGTCAATGACGTGCAAGCAGACAGGGAGCGCGCAAACCATCTCCGCAGACCCGCCCTCTGGACGCCATTTCTCAGTAACACACTCGGCTGGAGGATAGGAGCCGAATACCAATAAGAGGAACGAAAATCTTAAAATACCAAGAAAACTTATTTTGTCAGAAGACAAAATCAAGAAGTAAACGAAACGGGAGGCCCGGACTCCAGGATATAATACTATTTAGGATGCCGACCTGGAGCACATTCACTTCATAGTGTATGTATTTTTTGTCTGAAGACGTGTTGCAGGCCGCCATTTTTGTTACTGCCTCAAAAGTCTGTCTGGAGTCAAAAAGGGGTTCGAGCAAATATCTCTAATCCGTGCCTTGAACGTACAAAGAAGACGGTCGTATCAAAGAATCCTGGGCGAAATTGCCAGACTTTAGATGCGTTGCATCGACATGTAGACCAGTTTGCAATTGTAAGTGAGGCGACCTTTTCCGTAGTGTGAACTGACAGTGACTGGATATAGCTATATTGTTTCAtaagctagctaacgttactttTTCGGAAGAGGGAACGGAAAGGGGAACCTTTACGAGTTATTGTTGCACGAAGCCTCTTGCACTCGGCTGACTTACTGGTGTTTTTACTTTAAGAACAAATCTTGCACCATTGGCGAGAGCTAAAAACCAACACAATGCATCAAAGTTGGTTCGTGCTAGTCCCAGCCTGTCTGTGAGACGTCAGGTTGCGATTCCAGTGTCCGGGAGAAATCACTGGAGAAAGCACTAGCTGTTCATTGGAATTACAGGGGAAGTGTCGTTGAATCTGCGTTTCAATTTCCTATTTATTCTTTAGTAGTAAATTGTATTTTAGCTATTATTCTGGTTGTTAATTTATATTGGTTTAAACATGTCATCGGCAAGGTTCGATTCTTCAGACCGTTCCAGTTGGTATTTTGGGCCGGTTTCGCGGCAGGAGGCACAAAATAGGTTACAAGGACAGAGGCATGGAATGTTTTTAGTTCGGGATTCATCCACATGCCCTGGCGACTATGTGTTGTCGGTATCGGAAAACTCAAAAGTTTCGCACTATATCATAAATTCTTTACCAAGCAAGAGGTTTAAAATCGGAGACCAGGAGTTCGAGCACCTCCCAGCGCTTTTGGAGTTCTACAAAATCCATTATTTGGATACGACTACTTTGATAGAACCTGCCCCCAGGTAAGACCCCGGCACTGGTACGATGTTTGCTTTTGACTTTCTGTCTTACATGCTAAACAGCTTTCTTCCGCTTTTCAAACTTAATTTGCACATAATTAAGCGCTGAACTTGTTCTGTCACACATCCATACAGAAGATTATATGCAGGAAATACTATAGGAATTGAGTTTGAGTATTATTAAGGAATGCTGTGAAAATATCCCGTTTATCAGCTGTTTGAGAGAATATTGTGCTGCTTATGTGGTCAGCTGATGACGCTCAATTCAAAATTCTGCTCAGTTTTCATGACTGACATGGTTTCGTAAGCTTGCTTGTTGAACTTTTTCTGTTGCAAGTGCAGACCCAAGGCTGAAGTCCTCAGCTAGGTGATGTATGAACGTTGCATAAGACCTGACTTTTTACCCAATAGGGGGCTGTTCAAAGGAGGCTGTCACTGGTGGAATGCACATGCTCTTTGCATGCATTTAGAAGTTCTATGTCAAGTTCTTAATGGTATTGCTCCCCTGTCAGTGACCTTTGTCAGAACCTTCCAGGTTGTTGAAAGCAGTGCCATAATTAGTTGTGCAtttttctctgctcttctaGGTTCCATAGCACAGTGCTAAGCAGTGGCCCCATCCAACCACCAGGCCTGCCAGGCGAGGAGAACCTGGAGTATGTGCGGACTCTGTACGACTTCACAGGGAGCGATGCGGAGGATCTACCCTTTAAAAAGGGCGAGATCCTCATCATCCTGGACAAGCCAGAGGAGCAGTGGTGGAGCGCTAAGAGCAAGGAAGGTCGCATTGGCATGATCCCTGTGCCCTACGTGGAGAAGCTGGTGCGGCCCACCCACCCTGGTCAGGTTGGGCACAGCGCCCGCAACTCTAACAGCTACGGCATCCCCGAGCCCGCACATGCCTATGCCCAGCCTCAGACGCCCTCACCACTACCTCCGGGCACACCTGGAGCCGTCATTACCCCTCTCCCCAACATGCAGAATGGTCCCGTCATGGCCAAGGCCATCCAGAAACGGGTGCCCTGCGCCTACGACAAGACTGCCCTGGCACTAGAGGTAAGGGGCTCTCTCCTAATCGCTCTCTGTctaactcacactctcactcatatgTAGTATATAAACGTCATGCCATCACTCGTGCATGTCCTGTTTCTCGGTCTGCCTCGGACTGACTTGATTCCTTTTGCCAATGGTCAGGGAGTTATTTTTCCAGAGAGACAGCAGCCGGAGTGATTAATTTGACGGCACATTAATGTTTGATGGACATGTATTCATAGCGACAGGCGAGGAAAGAAATGTAGGTCAGTGTGGCCTCGTTTGATAACTTCTGATTTTTCCTCTTTGAGTGGGTTTCTCAGACTGACCATCTTCTAGGTCTGCTGGGAGGCAGCctagtctgtttgtgttttttttttttgtgcccaTCTGTCTCTGACTTAAGTCAGGGATGTGTTGAGTTGTTGGCCGTCTGTGGAGTGCAAATGTGAAAAGTAATTTAGCGGCACACGTTCTACCATCAAGTTCGCCCATCTGTCCACTGAACCTCCTCATTAAGTCCAGGGGGTGTTTACAGTGGCACTGCAGAGGCTCTATCAGTGGGCATGGTTTTTGAAAATGATGTAACCACCATTAGGGTGAAGCACAGAGTTTTCAGTGGAGCCCTCCTGGTtttggaaagagaaaaaaaaatgacctcaAATCCTGAGATTACACTGTAATCAAGCCTGTCTTGATGGGCTTTGGAGAACTTGATTTTGAGCCCCTGGCTACAAAGTTGATACTAGTGTAAGTCGGTGAGACCATGATGGTTGTCTTGTGAAACACTGCACGTGTTTTAAGTTCACAAGGAAAGGTGGGaagaagagagtgtgagagcgagatTAAGGCACCTCACACCATTAAAGATGTCCTCAATATCAGATGCGTTGACCAAATTGGATTTTAGTCAAGTGGGGCAGGAAATGATAATTTAACCATGAAGCCGCATTCATGGTATAGACATGCCAATAGCAGTGCAACTTCAATCCGTTTCACACTGTGTTCTTGATCGCAGTGTTAATATGGTTCTTTGTAGATTGATGTCAACCCGTACCCGCACACCCCCCAAAATGTGGTCTGTGTGGATGCGCCATTGGAGCGGTTTTGTCACTCTGAAAAGACCACAGTGTGGTGGTGTCTGTGATCGTACGTGGGAGGGAGAGCAATGAGCACTTCCAGCCATCTCACTACGTGGTGGCGCTCTTCTGCATCTGGGCCAGTAGTTCCTCAAGCCCGCGTAGAAGTTTAAGTGTGTGAGGTCAACAAGGGACTTTCCTCACAGTcttactcacccactcaccatGCCTGACTAATCATCCGCAGGCTGCAGGCATCCTTCtgtaatgaagtgtgtgtgtgtgtgtgtgtgtgtgtgtgtgtgtgtgtgtgtgtgtgtgaggcctttGTGTAGGTGTATACCTCCTCTTTCTTCCACCGTCGGCCCACACAGGGCTTGGTATCTTGCTTATGGAACTCAAGAAGTCACCATTCTCATTCTCCTGCATTGCTATGACATTGACTTCTGTCGAGGTGGCTGTGTTGACACCTCCTAAATTTGCATGTTCCCTCTCTGTGACACTTCTGTCACTGTGAAACTAGCTGCTAAAGTAATCAGTTATAGTTTGTAATGAACATATTAATTAGCTTACTCCTAGtggctgtgtttgttgtgttcatTCACGCAAGAGTGAATTGAAATATCTGTTTTGTTGCCATGGCCCTTGTGCCAGCCATTATGTCCCCAGTCCCTGGCTCTGTGACCTGAGTTGTTATACTTGTGGTAAGAGAGCAGCTCTATTTTTGCGTGAGCAGGAAGGTGATGCCTCTCTGCGGTATAGGGTTCAGGCCAACGAAGCACACCCACTGGAATGCCTTGCCGTAAATCAAACTGTTTGTCCGGCTggctcttgaacacacacacacacacacacacacacctacaggcgcatacacacacactgcaccgcacaacacaacacatgtctccatctctgtaaCAGAATAAGTGAGAGAGTGCTACTTCTACATTTCAATCAGCACCACCTAGATTAGAAAATATCCATGATTTGTAGTCCAGGTGTCTCGAGATGTTTGAACATACAATTGAGGACAACACAGGATTGTGGGCAAAGGATGGGTGACATATACAAccacacattttgtgtcagaCTTTGGAGCACAGGCAAACTAAAGTATTCTCCCAAGACTGAGGCCTTACAGTTCCTCTTTTTCTAGAATCTCAGAGCTACATCTCCAAAGCCCCATGATGATAGACAGATTTTTTGAGCATTGCGTAGCCATCCAATGAAAAGTATAGTAATAGGTAAGCTTCTGGTTCTTCAGAATTCTTCAGTTTTTTTCCTCATTTGTGTATGTTAATCATTTACAAGCGAGACCAACTGTCCCTACTCCCAGTGTAGGCTGCCCGTTGAGTAGTGAGTCTCCAACTCTGCATAACAGCTCTTATGATCTCTTTTCTAGTGACTGATTTAAACCCCCTACTTGCTGTTATTGTATACATAACAGCTTTCCGCTAACTCCTGGGTATGCACCCTTTGCAATGGCAAATATTCTGGTGTTGTGCAACTTCCATGGCCAGATTAAAATGGTACTTGACGCCCAGTGGAGACCTCTCTGCTTTAGTAGTGATGTGCcatggcacactgcacactaaCTAGTTTAAGCATTGAAGTGAGTATGCGAGCGATGGGGGTTGGGGGAAGCAGCTTGGTTATGTCCTTAAAAcctacttttcttttttcttgttcatcGTTAGCAGTCCTTGGCTCACCTTCTGTAGCTTTAATCTGTAGTTTACCAGTGTGGACATATTGCCATAAGTCTGCAAAATATGGAACAGACCTTAACGCTGACAGATTAAGGTCACGTCAGAGCTTTAGATTGCCTGAGGTTTGACATGCTTTCTCATTTTTAGAACTATTTGAATGTATTGCACCGAACATAtggttattattttttttcttttttgatggAAATGTAATGTTATTAAACCCCTTGAGTGATCCACGGTTACACAATGCAGCGAAATATTATTTTTCCCCCCTTTACTTTGCTCATGTAGAGTTGTCAGCTGTTTTGATTATCAGATTTATGtgtttaattctctctctctctctctctctctctctctctctctctctctctctctctctctcttccctgtttGTTCAGGTGGGGGACATCGTGAAGGTGACACGGATGAACATAAGCGGTCAATGGGAGGGTGAGGTAAACGGCAGGAGGGGTCTCTTCCCCTTCACCCATGTCAAATTGTTGGACGCCCAGAACCCGGACGAAAGCGAATGACATGGGAGCACCTTTCCAGCCTGCCCTGCCTTTCAGCCGCCCCCCTTTCGCTTCACCCCTGGCCCCCAAGTACATGTGCATCGACCCCCTTTGCCCTGGTCCTCAGCTACTTGCAGAGCATCTcctcagagaaatgaaaagcatTGTGCGGCTTCTGATTGTTTACAGCCATCTCCTTACGGTTCCTAACCCATCTCCCTCCTTGACATGGGCACAAGAGAATCAGTATTTTTGGGTTGATTTGGttttgatttagttttttttgttttgttttttcccctcaaaaGTGTCTGGATATATCAAGGGCCTCAAAGTGTTGCCCCTGTAGACTTTGGGATGAGATGTAAGTGTGCTTTAGCACCCGCAGTGATGTCTGTGAGTGCCCCATCCCCACCTTCCATCACGCCCCgtcccctttctccttctcctcttcctcacctaAACCGTGGCTTATGACATTGAAACGAAGCATGGACTGGTCACCCATGGGCCAAAGTACGTTTGTGAGCCCGTTCATGGCCGCTACTGGATTAatgagaacgaaagaaagaagggaaggaaGAATATATTGCCTAGTCCGTGTCGGcgaagaagcagcagcagctgtagcTGTCCTGTTTCGAGGCCATCTTGCCAAGCCCTTTACCCGAGCTGTCCAAATCATTCACGTTGTATATTAACTTTACTCAGATGCTGGCTGCCTCCACGGAGAAATGGAATTcaagtggtgtgtgagtgagtgagtaagcaaGTGAGCGAGCATGAGCGAAAGAGGAAATAACCCTGCCGGTGGTAAttgacagaagaaaagagactTTTTGTGGGGAGTCAACTATTCATGTGTCCTGCTTCAGTAGAGTTTGTGTGCTAACTGGTCTGCCATTGTAGCCTTTTTCATTTCAATTGTGCCATAATAACACAAAGCCTGTTGATTGCAGGTGTACTGATCAGCTGGATGGATTTCATGTGCACT encodes:
- the crkl gene encoding crk-like protein, which encodes MSSARFDSSDRSSWYFGPVSRQEAQNRLQGQRHGMFLVRDSSTCPGDYVLSVSENSKVSHYIINSLPSKRFKIGDQEFEHLPALLEFYKIHYLDTTTLIEPAPRFHSTVLSSGPIQPPGLPGEENLEYVRTLYDFTGSDAEDLPFKKGEILIILDKPEEQWWSAKSKEGRIGMIPVPYVEKLVRPTHPGQVGHSARNSNSYGIPEPAHAYAQPQTPSPLPPGTPGAVITPLPNMQNGPVMAKAIQKRVPCAYDKTALALEVGDIVKVTRMNISGQWEGEVNGRRGLFPFTHVKLLDAQNPDESE